In the genome of Vicia villosa cultivar HV-30 ecotype Madison, WI linkage group LG7, Vvil1.0, whole genome shotgun sequence, one region contains:
- the LOC131617928 gene encoding abscisic acid and environmental stress-inducible protein-like, giving the protein MDSKNAFLILGLLAMVLLISSQVSARDLTETSTNTKDEVVEKSNELNDAKYYGGGYNHGGGGYNGGGGGYNHGGGGGYNGGGGGYNHGGGGYDGGGGGYNHGGGGYNGGGGGYNHGGGGGYGGGHGGSSNNGN; this is encoded by the exons ATGGATTCCAAAAACGCATTTCTCATCCTTGGTCTATTGGCCATGGTTCTTCTTATTTCCTCACAAGTGTCAGCTAGGGACTTAACCG AGACTTCAACTAATACCAAAGATG aggttgtggaaaagtcaaatGAATTAAATGATGCCAAATATTACGGTGGAGGCTACAACCATGGCGGCGGCGGCTACAATGGTGGCGGAGGAGGCTACAACcacggtggtggtggtggttatAATGGTGGTGGAGGGGGCTACAACCATGGTGGTGGTGGATACGATGGTGGTGGAGGAGGATACAACCATGGAGGAGGTGGTTACAATGGTGGCGGAGGAGGATACAACCATGGCGGTGGTGGTGGTTATGGAGGTGGACATGGTGGTAGTTCCAACAATGGTAACTGA
- the LOC131617929 gene encoding serine carboxypeptidase-like 44, which translates to MCTKLQAGEKIHVFMGDETNTYMNKKDFRFNTTKPFRNWFEGGQVAGTTVKYEDILTFTIVRGVGHSVPSSQRKRALKMIQTFFNGKSLQNELPNQESIL; encoded by the exons ATGTGTACTAAACTG CAAGCTGGAGAAAAGATACATGTATTTATGGGAGATGAAACCAACACATACATGAATAAGAAGGATTTTAGATTTAACACAACAAAGCCCTTTAGAAACTGGTTTGAGGGAGGACAG GTTGCTGGAACGACTGTAAAGTATGAGGACATCCTCACATTCACAATTGTCAGAGGAGTTGGTCACTCAGTTCCTTCTTCTCAACGAAAGAGAGCtttgaagatgattcagactttTTTTAATGGAAAGTCTCTTCAAAATGAACTTCCAAATCAAGAAAGCATTCTATAA